A region from the Paenibacillus humicola genome encodes:
- the rfbC gene encoding dTDP-4-dehydrorhamnose 3,5-epimerase, giving the protein MHIVQTRLPGAKLIEPAVFGDHRGFFMESYNDAAFKAGGIDHLFVQDNHSLSVEAGVLRGLHYQLNPKAQTKLVRVTAGAIYDVIVDIRKGSPTYGQWQGFILSASNKRQLLVPQGFAHGFCTLVANTEVQYKVDALYSPEHDRGIAWDDPALGIDWPVSKPVLSDKDAKHLALADAENNFQYEG; this is encoded by the coding sequence ATGCATATTGTTCAAACCCGGCTCCCCGGTGCAAAACTGATCGAGCCCGCTGTTTTTGGCGATCACCGGGGTTTTTTTATGGAAAGCTACAATGATGCCGCGTTCAAGGCCGGCGGTATCGATCATCTTTTTGTCCAGGATAATCATTCGCTCTCCGTCGAAGCGGGCGTATTGCGGGGGCTTCATTATCAGCTGAATCCGAAGGCACAGACCAAGCTGGTACGCGTGACTGCCGGCGCAATTTACGACGTCATCGTGGATATCCGCAAAGGATCGCCTACATATGGCCAGTGGCAGGGCTTTATTTTGAGCGCTTCGAATAAACGGCAGCTGCTGGTCCCGCAGGGCTTCGCCCACGGCTTTTGCACGCTTGTTGCGAACACGGAGGTTCAATATAAGGTGGATGCGCTGTATTCGCCCGAGCATGACCGGGGCATTGCCTGGGACGACCCGGCGCTTGGTATCGACTGGCCGGTATCGAAGCCGGTACTGTCGGATAAAGATGCGAAGCATCTCGCGCTCGCGGACGCGGAAAACAATTTTCAATACGAAGGGTGA
- the rpsJ gene encoding 30S ribosomal protein S10 encodes MAKQKIRIRLKAYDHRILDQSAEKIVETAKRSGAGVSGPIPLPTEKQVITILRAVHKYKDSREQFEMRTHKRLIDIVNPTPQTVDALMRLDLPSGVDIEIKL; translated from the coding sequence ATGGCAAAGCAAAAGATTCGTATCCGCTTGAAAGCGTACGATCACAGAATTCTTGACCAGTCCGCGGAGAAAATCGTGGAAACGGCGAAACGATCCGGTGCAGGCGTGTCGGGACCGATTCCGCTTCCGACGGAAAAGCAAGTCATCACCATTTTGCGCGCGGTTCACAAGTACAAGGATTCTCGGGAACAATTCGAGATGCGCACGCACAAGCGTCTGATCGATATTGTCAATCCTACGCCGCAAACGGTCGATGCACTCATGCGTCTCGATCTGCCATCCGGTGTAGATATCGAAATCAAACTGTAA
- the rplW gene encoding 50S ribosomal protein L23, with product MKNPRDIIKRPIITEQTSDFMANKRYVFEVDIRANKTEIKQAIEQIFKVKVTGVNTLRMPAKPKRYGRYNGYTSEWKKAIVQLSADSNELEFFESV from the coding sequence ATGAAAAATCCACGCGATATTATCAAGCGCCCGATCATTACCGAACAAACGAGCGATTTCATGGCGAATAAACGCTATGTATTCGAGGTTGATATCCGTGCAAACAAAACGGAAATCAAACAGGCCATCGAGCAGATTTTTAAAGTGAAAGTAACGGGCGTCAATACGCTCCGCATGCCGGCCAAGCCGAAACGCTACGGCCGTTATAACGGTTATACGTCGGAGTGGAAAAAAGCAATTGTGCAATTGTCCGCCGACAGCAACGAACTTGAATTTTTTGAATCGGTTTAA
- a CDS encoding sugar phosphate nucleotidyltransferase: MKGIILAGGTGSRLYPLTKITNKHLLPVGKYPMIFHAIAKLKEAAIHDILIVTGKEYMGDVVNLLGSGKEFGLTFTYKVQDEAGGIAQALGLAEQFVNGDQMTVILGDNVFADGIATFADHFRQQQKGAKILIQQVHDPQRYGVPELQGDRIVSIEEKPAQPKSSYAVTGIYMYDSRVFEIIRTLKPSGRGELEITDVNNAYIAANELTYDILQGWWTDAGTHASLMRANELAKDIVFGEEFGQLKL; this comes from the coding sequence ATGAAAGGCATCATCCTAGCCGGAGGAACCGGCTCACGTCTGTACCCGCTCACGAAAATCACCAACAAGCACCTGCTCCCCGTAGGTAAATATCCGATGATATTTCATGCGATTGCGAAGTTGAAAGAAGCCGCAATTCATGACATTCTCATCGTGACCGGCAAGGAGTACATGGGCGACGTCGTGAACCTTTTGGGCAGCGGCAAAGAATTTGGCCTTACGTTTACGTATAAGGTGCAGGACGAAGCGGGAGGGATTGCCCAAGCTCTGGGGTTGGCCGAGCAGTTTGTGAACGGTGATCAGATGACGGTCATTTTGGGAGACAATGTTTTTGCCGACGGGATCGCAACTTTTGCGGATCATTTCCGTCAACAACAAAAAGGGGCGAAGATTCTCATTCAACAGGTCCATGATCCGCAGCGTTACGGCGTTCCGGAATTGCAAGGCGATCGGATCGTTTCGATCGAGGAGAAGCCTGCGCAGCCGAAAAGCAGTTATGCCGTAACCGGAATTTATATGTATGATTCCCGCGTGTTCGAAATCATTCGCACCTTGAAGCCGTCCGGGCGCGGGGAATTGGAAATCACGGATGTTAATAACGCCTACATCGCCGCCAATGAACTGACATATGATATTTTGCAGGGCTGGTGGACGGATGCGGGAACGCATGCTTCGCTTATGCGCGCCAATGAGCTGGCGAAGGATATTGTCTTCGGCGAAGAGTTCGGTCAACTTAAATTATAG
- the rplD gene encoding 50S ribosomal protein L4, translated as MPKVALYSVSGSQVGEVELSDAVFGVEPHVHVLHSAVLLQQAAQRQGTHKTKGRSEVRGGGRKPWKQKGTGRARQGSIRSPQWVGGGTVFGPTPRSYSFKLPKKVRRLAIKSALSSKVIDNDIIVLDQLALAAPKTKEFAAILNNLNVARKALVVTAGFEDNVALSARNIPGVKFVAADGINVLDVMAHDKLIITKEAVEKVQEVLA; from the coding sequence ATGCCAAAAGTAGCACTTTACAGCGTGAGCGGCTCGCAGGTCGGTGAAGTGGAGTTGTCCGATGCCGTATTCGGCGTCGAACCGCACGTTCACGTTCTGCACAGCGCCGTGCTGCTGCAGCAAGCAGCCCAGCGTCAAGGCACGCACAAAACGAAAGGCCGCTCGGAAGTTCGCGGCGGCGGCCGCAAGCCTTGGAAGCAAAAAGGGACGGGCCGCGCTCGTCAAGGCTCCATTCGCTCTCCGCAATGGGTCGGCGGCGGCACCGTATTCGGACCGACTCCGCGCAGCTACAGCTTCAAGCTTCCTAAGAAAGTTCGCCGTCTGGCGATCAAATCCGCTCTGTCTTCCAAAGTGATTGACAACGATATTATCGTTCTGGATCAGCTGGCGCTCGCTGCGCCGAAGACGAAAGAATTCGCAGCCATTCTGAACAACCTGAACGTTGCCCGCAAGGCGCTGGTTGTTACGGCGGGCTTCGAAGACAACGTCGCATTGTCCGCTCGCAACATCCCGGGTGTGAAATTTGTCGCAGCCGACGGCATCAATGTTCTGGACGTCATGGCACATGACAAGCTGATCATCACGAAGGAAGCGGTCGAGAAAGTACAGGAGGTGCTTGCGTAA
- a CDS encoding undecaprenyl-phosphate glucose phosphotransferase, whose amino-acid sequence MIRQNQRFLTQIYVLADLLCTLITFLFAYWLKFRSGWIPHYNTLPFGEYLLWGTVYSFAAVLVGFYVRFYAPRRRKSFSFDILKIIQVHGISFLGLMSMLFIAKEVHISREFLAIFMVINVVALITYRYMVKQALIRLRRKGYNKRYVLVLGAGSVGRSFYESLQQHPELGYEVLGFLDDYQQHHAPEYRHLKPIIGTIDDLAVKLSGLIVDEVIIALPLKAYAKYSLIIEQCEKAGVKTLIIPDFYDLLPARPFFDNFAGIPLINVRDVPLDELSNRILKRAFDIAFSVIAIIFSSPIMLFAYIGIKLTSPGPAIFKQERMGLDRRTFNMYKFRSMHVSDPNVANTQWTVENDPRRTKFGAFLRKASIDELPQFFNVLAGHMSVVGPRPERPFFVEQFKEEIPKYMVKHHIRPGITGWAQTNGLRGDTSINDRIVHDLFYIENWTFMFDLKIIVKTVAKGLVDRNAY is encoded by the coding sequence ATGATTCGTCAAAACCAGCGTTTTTTGACGCAAATTTATGTACTGGCTGATCTGCTGTGCACCTTGATTACGTTTCTTTTCGCCTACTGGCTGAAATTCAGAAGCGGTTGGATTCCGCATTATAATACGCTTCCTTTCGGCGAGTATCTTCTGTGGGGAACGGTTTATTCGTTCGCGGCCGTTTTGGTCGGGTTCTACGTCCGCTTCTATGCGCCGCGGCGGCGAAAGAGCTTCTCCTTCGATATTTTGAAAATCATACAAGTGCACGGCATCTCGTTCCTCGGTCTGATGAGCATGCTCTTCATCGCGAAAGAAGTACATATTTCCCGCGAATTTTTGGCGATTTTCATGGTCATTAACGTGGTTGCGCTTATAACCTACAGGTATATGGTGAAGCAGGCGCTGATCCGGCTTCGCCGCAAAGGATACAACAAACGGTATGTGCTTGTGCTGGGCGCCGGGTCGGTCGGACGCAGCTTTTACGAAAGCTTGCAGCAGCATCCGGAGCTTGGCTATGAGGTGCTCGGCTTTCTGGACGATTATCAACAACATCACGCCCCCGAATACCGTCACTTGAAGCCGATCATCGGCACGATCGACGACCTGGCTGTCAAATTGAGCGGGCTGATCGTCGACGAGGTTATCATTGCGCTTCCGCTTAAGGCTTACGCGAAATACAGCTTAATCATCGAGCAATGCGAGAAGGCGGGCGTCAAGACGCTCATTATCCCCGATTTCTACGATCTGCTGCCGGCACGGCCGTTTTTCGATAATTTCGCCGGTATTCCGCTTATTAACGTGCGGGACGTTCCGCTGGACGAACTGAGCAACCGGATTTTGAAGCGGGCGTTCGATATCGCATTTTCGGTCATCGCGATTATCTTTTCCTCGCCGATCATGCTGTTCGCTTACATCGGAATCAAGCTGACCTCGCCGGGCCCTGCCATTTTCAAGCAGGAGCGGATGGGACTGGACCGTCGTACCTTTAATATGTACAAATTCCGTTCGATGCATGTAAGCGATCCGAATGTGGCCAATACGCAGTGGACGGTCGAAAACGACCCGCGCCGCACGAAATTCGGGGCGTTTCTGCGCAAGGCGAGCATCGACGAGCTTCCGCAGTTTTTTAATGTGCTGGCCGGTCATATGAGCGTGGTCGGCCCTCGCCCCGAACGGCCGTTTTTCGTCGAGCAGTTTAAAGAAGAGATACCGAAATACATGGTCAAGCATCACATTCGTCCCGGGATTACGGGCTGGGCGCAGACGAACGGTTTGCGCGGCGATACGTCGATCAATGACCGGATCGTGCACGACTTGTTTTACATCGAGAATTGGACGTTCATGTTTGATTTGAAAATCATCGTGAAGACGGTCGCGAAAGGTCTTGTGGATCGAAATGCATACTGA
- the rplC gene encoding 50S ribosomal protein L3, whose amino-acid sequence MKGILGKKLGMTQVFTAEGNVVPVTVIEAGPCVVLQKKDRENDGYEAVQLGFADKKEKRATKPEIGHAKKADTAPKRYVREIRGVNIGEFEVGQQLKADLFAEGEFVDVTGISKGKGFQGVIKRWGQSRGPMAHGSRYHRGPGSMGSIQANRVPKGKHLPGHMGHETVTIQNLEVVRVDAERNVLLVKGSIPGPKNSFVKVKLTVKK is encoded by the coding sequence ATGAAAGGTATCTTAGGCAAAAAACTTGGCATGACGCAAGTATTTACCGCAGAGGGCAACGTCGTACCGGTAACGGTTATCGAAGCGGGTCCTTGCGTGGTCTTGCAGAAGAAAGACCGGGAGAACGACGGCTACGAAGCGGTTCAGCTCGGCTTTGCCGACAAGAAAGAGAAGAGAGCGACCAAGCCGGAAATCGGCCACGCGAAAAAAGCCGATACGGCTCCTAAGCGCTACGTTCGTGAGATTCGCGGTGTGAACATCGGCGAGTTCGAGGTTGGCCAGCAGCTGAAAGCCGATCTGTTCGCAGAGGGCGAATTTGTTGACGTTACGGGGATTTCCAAGGGCAAAGGCTTCCAGGGCGTTATTAAGCGCTGGGGACAAAGCCGCGGTCCGATGGCTCACGGTTCGCGTTACCACCGCGGTCCGGGTTCCATGGGTTCGATTCAAGCGAACCGCGTTCCGAAAGGCAAGCATTTGCCGGGCCACATGGGCCACGAAACGGTTACGATTCAAAATCTCGAAGTTGTACGTGTCGACGCGGAACGCAACGTTCTGCTCGTGAAAGGCTCCATTCCGGGCCCGAAAAACAGCTTCGTCAAAGTTAAACTTACGGTGAAGAAATAA
- a CDS encoding glycosyltransferase family 2 protein, with the protein MNKPPATASVTIVTYNSESDIGPCLEAVLTQTHPVERIVVVDNASSDGTCGIVRRFDGPVTLLVNEMNIGFAPGHNQAIAHTKSDYVLVLNPDVILEPDYLSVILHYMEAHREIGSAAGRLVFAADPDVIDTTGLVMDAFRRARDRGTGEPAANWLQSGEVFGVSGAAAVYARRMIDDIRIDGQFFDEAYFAYKEDVDVAWRARLLGWKAYYAADARALHHRGWKYEGRASRKSKPLFLRRHSYQNRIYTMVKNEPAGWRLLLRLPALIGMELAMTGYAAVFEPGLLGCWAAIARTLPQMLRKRRILYRRIHDRNGSS; encoded by the coding sequence TTGAACAAGCCGCCGGCAACCGCAAGCGTTACGATTGTCACCTACAACAGCGAATCCGATATCGGGCCTTGCCTGGAAGCGGTTTTGACGCAAACGCATCCCGTGGAACGAATCGTCGTTGTCGATAACGCTTCGTCCGACGGAACATGCGGTATCGTCCGCCGGTTTGACGGACCGGTTACCCTCCTTGTCAACGAAATGAACATCGGCTTCGCCCCCGGACACAATCAGGCGATCGCACACACGAAGTCCGATTATGTGCTTGTTCTGAACCCGGATGTTATCCTCGAACCCGACTATCTGTCCGTCATCCTTCATTATATGGAGGCGCATCGGGAGATAGGCAGTGCAGCCGGCCGCCTGGTGTTTGCCGCGGATCCGGACGTGATTGATACGACGGGACTCGTGATGGACGCTTTTCGCAGGGCGAGAGACCGGGGGACGGGAGAGCCGGCCGCCAACTGGCTGCAGTCCGGGGAAGTATTCGGGGTTTCCGGCGCCGCGGCGGTTTATGCTCGCAGGATGATCGATGATATCCGCATCGACGGACAATTTTTTGACGAGGCCTATTTTGCCTACAAAGAAGATGTCGATGTCGCCTGGAGGGCGAGGCTGCTGGGCTGGAAAGCGTATTACGCGGCGGATGCGCGGGCGCTCCATCATCGAGGCTGGAAATACGAGGGGCGTGCCAGCCGCAAGTCGAAGCCGCTTTTTCTAAGACGCCATTCCTATCAGAACCGTATTTATACGATGGTGAAAAACGAGCCTGCCGGGTGGAGACTGCTGCTCCGTTTGCCCGCATTGATCGGGATGGAACTGGCGATGACGGGGTATGCGGCGGTGTTCGAGCCCGGACTGCTTGGATGCTGGGCGGCCATTGCCCGAACGCTGCCGCAAATGCTGCGGAAGCGGCGGATTTTGTATCGCCGTATTCATGATAGAAATGGAAGTTCCTAG
- the rfbB gene encoding dTDP-glucose 4,6-dehydratase, with product MKMLITGGAGFIGSNFVLYIARNYPQYEMINVDALTYAGNLENLRSIEHHAHYRFVKADIADRAALEPLFAEGLDVVVNFAAESHVDRSILQPDLFVRTNILGTQTLLDLAKMYQVPKFVQVSTDEVYGTLGATGLFTEETPLAPNSPYSASKAGADLMVRAYHETFGMNVNITRCSNNYGPYQFPEKLIPLMIQNALEDKPLPVYGDGMNIRDWLYVEDHCSAIDLVVHKGVAGEVYNVGGNNERNNIQVVKTILAELGKPESLIAFVKDRLGHDRRYAIDADKIRRELGWKPKHNYETGIRETIRWYLANREWMNQVLSGAYQQYYQTQYGERLGETS from the coding sequence ATGAAGATGTTAATTACCGGCGGCGCCGGCTTTATCGGGAGTAATTTTGTCCTTTATATCGCAAGGAATTACCCGCAGTACGAGATGATTAACGTCGATGCGCTCACCTATGCCGGTAATCTGGAAAATTTGCGTTCGATCGAGCATCATGCGCATTACCGGTTTGTCAAAGCGGATATCGCCGACCGCGCGGCGCTGGAGCCGCTGTTTGCGGAAGGACTCGACGTTGTGGTGAATTTTGCCGCGGAATCGCATGTCGACCGGAGCATTTTGCAGCCGGATCTGTTTGTTCGAACGAATATATTGGGGACGCAGACACTGCTGGACCTGGCCAAAATGTATCAAGTGCCGAAATTCGTCCAGGTGTCGACGGATGAAGTGTACGGAACGCTGGGCGCAACGGGACTGTTTACGGAAGAAACGCCGCTTGCTCCGAACAGCCCGTATTCGGCAAGTAAGGCCGGAGCCGATCTGATGGTACGCGCATATCACGAAACGTTCGGGATGAACGTGAATATTACGCGGTGCTCCAACAACTATGGTCCTTATCAATTTCCGGAGAAACTAATTCCGCTCATGATTCAGAATGCGCTTGAGGATAAGCCGCTGCCGGTTTATGGCGATGGTATGAATATTCGCGACTGGCTGTATGTCGAAGATCACTGCAGTGCTATTGATCTCGTGGTTCATAAAGGCGTAGCCGGAGAAGTCTACAATGTCGGCGGTAACAATGAGCGCAACAACATCCAGGTGGTCAAAACGATTTTGGCGGAGCTTGGCAAGCCGGAGTCGCTCATCGCATTTGTGAAAGACCGTCTCGGCCACGACCGCCGCTATGCCATCGACGCCGATAAGATTCGCCGCGAGCTGGGCTGGAAGCCAAAGCATAATTACGAAACCGGCATCCGGGAGACCATCCGGTGGTATTTGGCTAACCGGGAATGGATGAACCAGGTTTTGTCCGGTGCTTATCAGCAGTACTATCAAACGCAGTATGGCGAGCGGTTGGGGGAAACCTCATGA
- a CDS encoding glycosyltransferase family 2 protein → MWIEMHTEAVSRPFRISVIIPTYQAGPPLKELLHRLRKQTFPPDEIIVVDSSSDDGTPGLAAAEGASVFSVQKSEFDHGGTRNYAAGLARGDILVFMTQDAMPADEHLLERLTEPLLRDERISSVYARQLARPDAKTLERLARSYNYPPESSVKDKSDLAKLGVKTFFCSNVCAAVRRDIYNEVGRFPEPVIFNEDMILAAKCILSGYKIAYAAEAKVIHSHSYTLVQQFKRFFDNGVSMSTNEWIYEYSAVGGEGSNMVRGLIRDLHRNRQWHQIPLLIAESAAKLIGYELGKRHRRLPRGLCGKFSMHHGIWQKLHAAPNQTRSMGQ, encoded by the coding sequence TTGTGGATCGAAATGCATACTGAAGCGGTCAGCCGCCCGTTTCGAATCTCCGTTATCATACCGACCTACCAGGCCGGCCCGCCGCTTAAGGAACTCTTGCATCGTCTGCGCAAGCAAACCTTCCCACCCGACGAAATTATTGTCGTCGATTCGTCGTCCGACGACGGAACGCCCGGGCTGGCTGCGGCGGAAGGCGCGTCCGTGTTTTCCGTTCAGAAGAGCGAATTCGATCACGGCGGAACGCGCAATTATGCGGCGGGTCTGGCACGCGGCGATATTCTCGTGTTTATGACGCAGGACGCAATGCCGGCGGACGAGCATCTGCTTGAGCGATTGACCGAGCCGCTGCTTCGGGACGAACGAATCTCTTCCGTTTATGCCAGGCAGCTCGCCAGGCCGGATGCGAAGACGCTGGAAAGGCTTGCCCGGAGCTACAACTATCCGCCGGAGTCTTCGGTCAAAGATAAAAGCGATCTCGCGAAGCTGGGCGTCAAAACGTTTTTCTGCTCCAACGTCTGCGCGGCGGTTCGCAGAGACATATATAATGAAGTGGGACGTTTTCCCGAGCCGGTTATCTTTAATGAAGATATGATTTTAGCGGCCAAATGCATTTTGAGTGGCTACAAGATCGCCTACGCGGCGGAAGCGAAGGTGATCCATTCGCACAGCTACACGCTCGTTCAGCAGTTCAAGCGTTTCTTCGATAACGGCGTATCGATGAGCACCAACGAATGGATCTACGAATATTCCGCCGTTGGCGGCGAAGGATCGAATATGGTGCGGGGGCTGATCCGCGATTTGCACCGAAACCGGCAGTGGCACCAGATACCGCTGCTCATCGCCGAATCGGCGGCGAAGCTGATCGGATATGAGCTCGGTAAACGGCACCGCCGGCTGCCGAGAGGGCTATGCGGAAAATTCAGCATGCATCACGGCATCTGGCAGAAGCTCCACGCTGCGCCGAACCAAACGAGATCAATGGGACAATGA
- the rfbD gene encoding dTDP-4-dehydrorhamnose reductase, with the protein MTARTRKILVTGANGQLGAEIVRLKAEGLEIRGFRREELDVTNLEQARSVIADYSPNVVIHCAAYTAVDLAESEPDEAFRVNAAGTRNIALAARESGAKLCYISTDYVFDGTGSVPYHETDTTGPRTVYGKSKLAGEQAAAAFHDRFFIVRTSWVYGRYGSNFVKTMLKMADERDQLKVVHDQIGSPTYTLDLARFLLELVQTDYYGIYHASNTGICSWYEFAKAIFELSGKTVRLEPCTTADFPRPAPRPAYSVMDHSAIRIHGLTDLRPWREGLEHFLQGRVSD; encoded by the coding sequence ATGACGGCGCGCACCCGAAAAATTTTGGTGACCGGCGCGAATGGGCAGCTGGGTGCCGAGATTGTCCGGCTGAAGGCGGAGGGGCTCGAAATTCGCGGTTTCCGCCGGGAGGAGCTGGATGTGACGAACCTGGAGCAGGCGCGAAGCGTCATCGCCGATTATTCGCCCAATGTGGTCATCCACTGCGCCGCGTATACGGCGGTCGATCTGGCCGAGTCCGAACCGGACGAGGCTTTTCGCGTTAATGCTGCCGGCACGCGCAATATCGCTCTTGCAGCAAGGGAGTCCGGCGCAAAGCTTTGCTATATCAGCACGGATTATGTGTTCGACGGGACGGGCAGCGTCCCCTATCATGAAACGGATACGACCGGCCCGCGTACCGTTTACGGAAAGTCGAAACTGGCGGGCGAGCAGGCGGCCGCGGCGTTTCATGACCGTTTTTTTATCGTACGGACGTCCTGGGTATACGGCAGGTACGGCAGCAATTTTGTCAAGACGATGCTGAAAATGGCGGACGAGCGCGACCAATTAAAGGTCGTTCACGATCAAATTGGCTCGCCGACCTATACGCTCGATCTTGCGCGGTTTCTGCTTGAACTGGTTCAGACCGACTATTACGGGATTTATCATGCCTCCAATACCGGCATCTGCTCGTGGTACGAATTCGCGAAAGCGATATTCGAGCTCAGCGGCAAGACGGTCCGGCTGGAGCCTTGCACGACAGCGGATTTTCCGCGGCCGGCTCCGCGGCCCGCTTACTCGGTAATGGATCACAGTGCGATCCGGATTCATGGATTGACCGACCTTCGGCCTTGGCGGGAAGGGCTCGAGCATTTCTTGCAAGGACGCGTTTCGGATTGA
- the rplB gene encoding 50S ribosomal protein L2, translating to MPIKKYKPTSPARRAMSVSTFEEITTSTPEKSLLAPLYKKAGRNNQGKITVRHHGGGHKRKYRIIDFKRNKDGVVGNVATIEYDPNRTSNIALIHYADGDKRYIIAPKGLKVGDQVVSGAEADIKIGNALPLENIPVGTVIHNIEMKPGKGGQLVRAAGTEAQLLGKEDDYVVIRLSSGEVRRILKKCRATIGAVGNEDHELVKIGKAGRSRWLGKRPEVRGVVMNPNDHPHGGGEGRAPIGRKSPMSPWGKPTLGYKTRKKKKASSQYIIRRRTK from the coding sequence GTGCCTATTAAGAAGTATAAACCGACTTCCCCGGCCCGCCGTGCCATGTCCGTCTCGACATTCGAAGAGATTACGACAAGCACCCCGGAGAAATCGCTTCTTGCGCCGCTTTACAAGAAAGCCGGTCGCAACAATCAAGGCAAAATTACGGTTCGCCATCACGGTGGCGGCCATAAGCGCAAATACCGCATTATCGACTTTAAACGGAACAAGGACGGCGTCGTAGGCAACGTTGCGACGATCGAATACGATCCGAATCGGACCTCGAACATCGCGCTGATCCATTACGCCGACGGCGATAAGCGGTACATCATCGCTCCGAAAGGCCTAAAGGTTGGGGATCAAGTGGTATCCGGCGCAGAAGCCGATATCAAAATCGGCAATGCCCTGCCGCTCGAGAACATCCCGGTCGGTACGGTCATCCACAATATCGAGATGAAGCCGGGCAAAGGCGGTCAACTCGTTCGCGCCGCAGGCACGGAAGCTCAGCTTCTCGGTAAAGAAGACGACTACGTCGTCATCCGGCTGTCGTCCGGCGAGGTTCGCCGCATTCTGAAGAAATGCCGCGCTACCATTGGCGCTGTCGGCAACGAGGATCACGAGCTCGTGAAAATCGGTAAAGCGGGCCGTTCCCGCTGGCTTGGCAAACGTCCGGAAGTTCGCGGTGTCGTCATGAACCCGAACGATCACCCGCACGGCGGCGGCGAAGGCCGCGCACCGATCGGCCGCAAATCGCCGATGTCGCCTTGGGGTAAACCGACGCTTGGCTACAAAACGCGTAAGAAGAAAAAAGCTTCGAGCCAATACATCATTCGTCGCCGCACGAAATAA